ATTGTCTGTGAGCGTTAAGCGCTTGCATATTGTGATTAATAACCATAAATTATTCCTCCTTGAATTTTATTAGGGCATCCATGCCCAAAATTATAATTTAGAGTTGGCCAACTCTTGCTTACATCATATATATCGGATAATCAAAAATTTACTTTATAGATTTTTATAATTATTTTTTAAATATTTTTCCCAAGTGTCTGATTTGATTGATAGAGCTTTGTACTGCTGCCTCATTTACTTCTTTGATTTCTAAAAATATTTCTTTTCTATAGATCGCAATATTTTTTGGTGCCTGTATCCCCAAACGCACTTTATCCCCTTGGATGTCCAATACTGTTATTTCTATTTGGTCTCCTATGATAATGGATTCATCTTTTTTCCTCGTCAATGCCAGCATCCTACACACCCTCTTTCGCAGAAGCATATTCTTGTAAGTCGTTAAAGATTTTATGCTTTACTTCATACTCTTCATTTTGCGCAATCACTTGCATTCCTATTTTAGTTTTTATATTGATTATAATAGGTGCTTTCAGATTAGCTGTCATCTGAGTGATATCTTCAGGGACAACCACTATCGCATAAACAATTAAGTCACTTTCACTAAATTCTCCTAAAGCTTCGGTATGCTCATTATCTACTTCCGGAGAATAATCAGAATAAATTTTTAATGGGTTAACCAAGGCAAAAGCAATATCACCGTCATCTACAGACTGCAGCCAGCAAAATGGGCTGTTTTCATCTTCCTCATCAAAAATAAATACGTATCTTTTATGATCTGGAAAACCGGGAATCCCTTCAGGGAAGGTGATCACTTTGCCTTCATCTATATTTAATTCACCAAAATGCTTGGTTTGTAAGATCATTTTCCTTACCTCCATTTGTAATATTTCTATAAGAATAACACTTTTAAAAAATGGAACGGTTAAAAAACCGTTCCTTTAAATTCATTTTATTGCTACTCTATCGTATAAAGTCCAGTAATGTCGGCTGGATAATGCGTGAGGTTGCGATCAGAGAAGATTGATATACTGCCGATTGCATACTAAATTCTGTATAGACTTCTTCAATATCCACAGACTCATTATTTGTCATTAATTCTTTGAAATTCACTTTATCGTCACTTATTCTGTTCTCTATGAATGTAAGCCTCATCATACGGCTTCCTAACTCTGCATGGTGAGTAGATAAATTAGCCATGTGTCGATCCAGTTTGCCTATCATTTTATCGAACAGTTCTGATAAAGAAAATTCATCTGTTTGTGGCCTTTTACCTGCTTCAATTTCTTCCATTCTTTTGTCGTAATTTTCTACATACTTAATCAATTCGTCGATGTCCTGCATAAGTTCCGGAGTCAGAATCTTGTTGCCCAGACTATTTACTGTAATCTTACTGTTGGCACCTACTTCATATTCCATAGCATCGTCCGATGGAACATAAGAAATAGGGTTGGCAGCATCTGTTATATCCGTACAGTTAAAGTAATGCTCTGGCATAGGATCCCCAATGTTAAAATCAGTCTTTCTATAGGTAATTTCAAGATTGGTTATCGTTGCAACATCCCCTGAATTGAATATAATCTCTCCAGTATCCTTAAGTATGTGTATTTTGCCTGGTGACGGTTCGTAAGGGTCATCATCTGCAGGCGGATTTGGAAGGTCTGTAGAACTTTTCACTACTATGTTACTCGGATCTACTGGAACAGTACTTCCATTAAGTTTAATGTCTATTCCAGTACCATCAATATTCCCATAAGGAAGTCGAATTCGTGTAAACTCTTTTTCCCCTAGTTTCATAGTTTCTAGATTATCACTTGTAAATGTTTGGTTAAATTCAATAGTTCTGCTACTGTCTGCTTTGTCATAAATTAATTTCTTATCCGTTTTGAAGCCTGAGAAAACATATCTTCCTGCATAACTAACGTTTCCCTCAAGAACCAATTGGTTTTTAAGCTCTTTTAAGTCTTCTATGACTTTTTTTCTGCCATCCGTATTTAATATATCGGACGCCGCCTGAACACAACGTTCCCTCATAGAATCCAACACGGAACGCGTATTCACAAGGGCATTTTCTGTTGTCTCCATCCAGGATTTTGCCTGCTTTACGTTATCTCCATATTGAGTTAGTTCCGCAACACTGGTTCTAAATTTCAGAGCTCTTCCTGCAATAATGGGATCATCTGAAGGCTTCTGAATCTTTTGCAATGTCGTCATCTGCATATAGATATCATTGAGCTTTTGAGTATTTCTATTAAGTCCCAAAAGCATGTTATTTACCATCATACTGTTTGTAATTCGCATCATCTCACCCCTATGCACCCATTCTATTAATCGTCACATCAAGGATTTCATCCATTACGGAAATCACTTTGGCTGCTGCATTATACAATTGTTGGTATTGTATCATATAGGACATTTCTTCATTTAAGTCAACACCACTTACGGACAGTCTTTGGTTTTCTACTGCCATTGTAATATTGGTTTGGGTCTTTTCTAACATTTTTGCCTGTTGTCCATTAATACCCAGCTCACTTACAATAGAATTCATATATGAATCAGCGGTACCTTCTCTAAACAAATGGGTATAATTCCTTAATGCTTTGAGAGCTTCCATAAATCCGTTACCACTGGGGAGATCTTCTCCCTGCAGGGCCGCAGCTATTTTACCTACATCTTCTAAAATATCCTTTGAAAGCGTGAAATTCTCTGCTGTTATTTTCGTATAATCCAGGGAACCACCTAATTCATTCGATCCCTTTGCCGAACCATTTTCTTTATAAGTAAAGAAATAAGTTCCGGTCTCTCCTTCTGAATTCACCGCATTGAAATGGCCTCCATTTAACTCTGAAATATTATCACCATTTCTATCTTTCCCTTCATTAACTGCTTTGGCAAAGATTCTGACAAATTCATTCAGTCTGTTTAAGTAATATGGGATCCCTTTGTATGACATACCATTGCCTACTTCTACTGATGATCCAGAAGCTGGCGCAGGTATGCTGTCCCACTGTGTTTGGCTAACTTCAATGGTAATGGTATTCGTTGCACTGTCATACTTTAGCCCATCATATTCAACATTATAGCCATTTATTGCTATAATTCCCTTAGAATCAAGGTCAATTCTGCTGGGATCTTTAATGGTCAGGGTAATTGTTCCATCTCCATTATTTACCGCTGAATCAAATTTACCTTTAAAATTGAGATTATTATTACCATCCCGCATATCGAGATAACCTTTAAGTTCTCCGCTTAAATTCGGATCCGAGATATCAAAGTCATTACCATTTTCCCATTTTATATCATACAAACCATCTACGTCCTCAGGATTATATTTTACAGCATCTCCATCGGAATTTTCTCTTGGTACCACTTTTAACTGCTTTGCATTAAAGTGATTGACCAAAATCTGTCCGTTAATTTTAACCCTGAATTGCTTCTCTCCATTAACTTCTAATTCTTCTGCTTCTACATTGATAATCTTAGAAAGCTGGTCAACCAGTCTTGCTCTTTCATCCCTAAGATCATTTGCTTTACTTCCATCCATTTCGTATTTGTAGATTTGCTGGTTTAGATTTTGAATTTTTCTGGAAATCACATTAATTTCTTCAACTTTAGTTTTTATTTCAAAGTTTAAATCCCTCTGATATTTTTTCAGATGCTCTGCAGTTGAATTAAAGTAATGTGTTAGAGTAGCTGCCGCTTCTTTTAAGGCAGCTCTATGTTCTCCACTGTCAGCGTTATTAACCAAACCATTAACGGCATTAAAAAAATTATTAAAAATCGTATTAAACCCTGAATCGGAAGGTTCATTAAAAAGACTCTCTATTAGAGACAGCTGTGTTGTTTTAACACTATATTGCCCTAATGTGGAACTTTCAGACCAATATTTTGTATCGATATAAAAATTCCTTAATTGATCTATGCCATAAACTTCCGAACCTGTCCCGATCATTCCTTTTCCTGCATTCGGAATAGCCTTGGTTGCTCGTTGTTCTACGACTTGGCGGCTATATCCTTTTGTATTGGCATTGGTAATATTATGGGCAGTTACATCCAGCGCTGTCCGTGCTGTAAATATTCCATTAACTCCTGTGTTTAATCCAAGAAATGTCGAACTCACCTTATCATTCCTTTCTTACCCCTGTGCTATCTTCCAACTACACCCATACGATTGACAATGGTATCGATCATTGAATCCAAAACATTGACGACTCTGGCAGAGGCATTGTATGCATGTTGATATTTCAGCAAATTGCTCATTTCTTCATCGAGTGAAACTCCAGACATAGAGCTTCTTTGATTGTCTACATAATTGACTACAGTTTGTTTATCTTGGGTTCTTTGAGCTGCTTCATTTCCTTCTATACCAATTCTTGTTACAAATTCTGCATAATAATCCTGGAAATTAAGCTTGTGATGATTGCCTATTTGAGTTCTTTCTTCATCCCATGCAGACAGAATTTTTTGAACGACAGAGTCATCTCCTGCGTATCCTGATTGAGATAAAGGAAGTAAGTTATATCCACCATCATTTAAAAGCGCGGGATTAATAACCAAATTTCCTGCAGAATACAATGTATCAGGATCACTTGGATCTTCTTCTATATACTTTCCAGATGCATCATATCTCTCAACATTCTTTCGTGAAAAAAGTTCCGTATGCTGTGTTTTAGCGAAATCTTGCCCCATAGGAGCAGCAGGGTCTTTTTCTAATGTGGCTTCATTATAAGGCGCTAAAATATTATTAATAGTCGTTACAATGCTATGAATTAAAGTATCAAATTCCTTTTGAATCTTAGGAATTAAATAGTAGTTGCCTTCATCTTCAATAGACTTATTATCATTCAGCGTGATCTCTTCATCCTTGGTCTTATAATTTGCAGCCGCTTCTCCTCTTGCTAATAGAAGCCCTTTGAGCTTTCCTAGATCATTTTGAGCCCCTGTTGTGATTTGTGTATTCATTTTAATAACATCTTCTCCTGTATCTTCCCACACAGGTTTTACGAAGGGGCTTTTAGCCTGAGTCTGCACCAATTGCATTTTATTTACAAATTGACCATATACCAAGGTATGGCCTTCTGCTTTTACATGGACTCTTCCTGTAGCATCTTCACTGTATTGAATATCAATAAGACCCGCCAATTCATCCAGCAAAAGATTTCTCTGGTCTCTTAAATCATTGGCATGGTCTCCGTTAATTTCATATTTTGCAATTTCTTCGTTCAAATCTCTGATTTTAACTGCCAGCGAGTTAATAGTATCAACCGTATCTTTAACTTGAGTATTCAGATCAAATTGATATTCATTTAATTGCTTTGCAATATGATTGACTTTATCAATAAAAACTGAAGCGCTTTGTATAAAAGCTTGTCTTTCTTCCAATCCATCCGGTGCAGTAGCAAGTTTATTGGTTTGTCTCCAAAAATTGGTCATAACCTCACTTAAGCTTTCTCCATTAATTTCACCTAGGATGGATTCTACTTCTGAAATAACAGACTGTTT
This is a stretch of genomic DNA from Defluviitalea raffinosedens. It encodes these proteins:
- the csrA gene encoding carbon storage regulator CsrA is translated as MLALTRKKDESIIIGDQIEITVLDIQGDKVRLGIQAPKNIAIYRKEIFLEIKEVNEAAVQSSINQIRHLGKIFKK
- the flgK gene encoding flagellar hook-associated protein FlgK, coding for MSSMASLSRAVSGLRTSQMGLNVTGHNLTNVKTPGYVRQQVLQHETFYTTIGRNGNNNPFSIGSGVDITEIRQIRDSFLDRNYRTEIGGYQFYNVKQSVISEVESILGEINGESLSEVMTNFWRQTNKLATAPDGLEERQAFIQSASVFIDKVNHIAKQLNEYQFDLNTQVKDTVDTINSLAVKIRDLNEEIAKYEINGDHANDLRDQRNLLLDELAGLIDIQYSEDATGRVHVKAEGHTLVYGQFVNKMQLVQTQAKSPFVKPVWEDTGEDVIKMNTQITTGAQNDLGKLKGLLLARGEAAANYKTKDEEITLNDNKSIEDEGNYYLIPKIQKEFDTLIHSIVTTINNILAPYNEATLEKDPAAPMGQDFAKTQHTELFSRKNVERYDASGKYIEEDPSDPDTLYSAGNLVINPALLNDGGYNLLPLSQSGYAGDDSVVQKILSAWDEERTQIGNHHKLNFQDYYAEFVTRIGIEGNEAAQRTQDKQTVVNYVDNQRSSMSGVSLDEEMSNLLKYQHAYNASARVVNVLDSMIDTIVNRMGVVGR
- the flgL gene encoding flagellar hook-associated protein FlgL, whose protein sequence is MRITNSMMVNNMLLGLNRNTQKLNDIYMQMTTLQKIQKPSDDPIIAGRALKFRTSVAELTQYGDNVKQAKSWMETTENALVNTRSVLDSMRERCVQAASDILNTDGRKKVIEDLKELKNQLVLEGNVSYAGRYVFSGFKTDKKLIYDKADSSRTIEFNQTFTSDNLETMKLGEKEFTRIRLPYGNIDGTGIDIKLNGSTVPVDPSNIVVKSSTDLPNPPADDDPYEPSPGKIHILKDTGEIIFNSGDVATITNLEITYRKTDFNIGDPMPEHYFNCTDITDAANPISYVPSDDAMEYEVGANSKITVNSLGNKILTPELMQDIDELIKYVENYDKRMEEIEAGKRPQTDEFSLSELFDKMIGKLDRHMANLSTHHAELGSRMMRLTFIENRISDDKVNFKELMTNNESVDIEEVYTEFSMQSAVYQSSLIATSRIIQPTLLDFIR
- the flgK gene encoding flagellar hook-associated protein FlgK, encoding MSSTFLGLNTGVNGIFTARTALDVTAHNITNANTKGYSRQVVEQRATKAIPNAGKGMIGTGSEVYGIDQLRNFYIDTKYWSESSTLGQYSVKTTQLSLIESLFNEPSDSGFNTIFNNFFNAVNGLVNNADSGEHRAALKEAAATLTHYFNSTAEHLKKYQRDLNFEIKTKVEEINVISRKIQNLNQQIYKYEMDGSKANDLRDERARLVDQLSKIINVEAEELEVNGEKQFRVKINGQILVNHFNAKQLKVVPRENSDGDAVKYNPEDVDGLYDIKWENGNDFDISDPNLSGELKGYLDMRDGNNNLNFKGKFDSAVNNGDGTITLTIKDPSRIDLDSKGIIAINGYNVEYDGLKYDSATNTITIEVSQTQWDSIPAPASGSSVEVGNGMSYKGIPYYLNRLNEFVRIFAKAVNEGKDRNGDNISELNGGHFNAVNSEGETGTYFFTYKENGSAKGSNELGGSLDYTKITAENFTLSKDILEDVGKIAAALQGEDLPSGNGFMEALKALRNYTHLFREGTADSYMNSIVSELGINGQQAKMLEKTQTNITMAVENQRLSVSGVDLNEEMSYMIQYQQLYNAAAKVISVMDEILDVTINRMGA
- the fliW gene encoding flagellar assembly protein FliW, translated to MILQTKHFGELNIDEGKVITFPEGIPGFPDHKRYVFIFDEEDENSPFCWLQSVDDGDIAFALVNPLKIYSDYSPEVDNEHTEALGEFSESDLIVYAIVVVPEDITQMTANLKAPIIINIKTKIGMQVIAQNEEYEVKHKIFNDLQEYASAKEGV